CCCCTTTTTGGAACTAGAGTTCCCTTTGCCCTTTTTGTTCGACTGAGGAGACTTATCTTCCTCTCTTTTCCTCTTCCCTTCATCGGTAACCTTCTTTGCCCTACTCCTCaccatccagagtgagggacaaagatagatCCACAGCAGATCTATAAGTGGCTGGCTTAGAGGCCTTAACATTCCCTTTTATTTCAGGGGCCAAgccaccgatgaaacgcgcaatgcgtttgggttcaggggtgactaaataTGGTACAAGCCTTGACATTGAGTTGAAGctagtcacataggatctacaaTCCAGATCCTTCATCACTAAGGTGAGGAAATCAGTCTCTATCCGCTCGACTTCATGCTGAGGACAATAGGTGTCCTTAACCAAACCAACAAACTTGTTCCATGAAAGATTGTACAAAGGAACCTTCCCAGTGGCTTGCACTAATGCTTTCCACCAGGTGAGGGCATCGCCCTTGAaggattgtgacacaaacttcactataTCCCCTTTAGCACATCCGCTGATGTCTATCACAGTCTCCATCTCGTTCAACGATTTCATGCAATCGATTGCTCCCTTTTCTCCTGTAAAATCCCTCGGTTtacaggagacaaagtacttataggtacAACCCTTGGTGTACCTGGGAGTCGGCTCGAGGACAATCTGCCTCTTTGGCTCACTACCCTAATTAGATGAGTGCTGAGACTCACTTTTCTTATAAGTATGAGATTGAGAATGGGATTTTGAATGACTTTTGGACCGAACATTACTCGGCTCCTTGAATATCTTATCCACCGCTTGAGAAACTGCGGTGTCGATCATTGCTTGCAGTTCAGCATTTGTAAGATTTACCCTTGCTTCATTATTGTTCTCCCTATGAGGGTGGCTATTTGCCTCATCAGATCCAGCCATTTTCGAGTACTAGATCAAACAATAATGATATGTAAATTATACAGTGAttcatcacattgatgatcagatggccatggtattattaaaccatatagaccattttaaataaattaatcaAATCAGAATTTGCCTAGGCTACAATAGAACCATAATAAGCAATTTATAGGGTATAATCCTTTATATTTATTAGACAGAGGATATAAATCACATTTGTCAATGTCATGGAAGACATTTTTATTTAGCACAAGCCTCGTCTCGAAGGACATTTAGATGGCACAAAAGCCTTGTCACTAGGACGATTAAAACATAACCAACGATCTCTTGGATCATTGATCTTTTAAGGGTTGAACATAGTTCATCGCcattttgacaagaagtttacaaataaaactatcattgtcattgttacacctttgcttataagcatacatctctaatggatgttttggtgtatacatcatattgatgtttatttgccatgattcgcattgatcatataggcTATATATAAGTGACTTGGAAAACCCAAGTACATTTGGAAGCTTGTGTGGTTTCTCGTACCGCACAactaggaatgttaacatgttttcagatgttaacagagatttattgtcttaaaaaggttgtaccatcatagccattttaatattttggctaggttatacctctaagaaAATTTCTTTGACAgatcaattataaattgaaaGGATAAAGCATGATGATGTAATAAAATACATAAAGAAAATCCAAAGAAACTTCATTAAACATTAAACTACTACAagtgccctaaacgggtcttaaaAAGAACATACTGCCCATGCAGGGGCTACAGAAACAGAAAAcgagtcctcgcagggactaggTACTGAAAAcaaaatgtcctcgcagggacttgattgaaaatAAAATAATGTCCTCGCGGGGACTTGATTAAAAGACAATACAAGATAAAGTAACTTCCTATTTCTTCTTGCCCTTAATTAGGCTCGCAAGGCCTTTGAGAAAGCTACTATGCTGCTTCTTGGTTTTGTTTGCCTCATGCTCAACCCTATCTAACCTTTCCAGGATCTCCTGAGTTTGCTGCTGCTGGGGAGGAGGTTGCTGGTAAGGCGGGTATTGATAACCCTGTACCGGGTATCCAGTTGGATAAACTGGAGGGTAAGAAGAAGAAGGGTAAAGATGATGGTATTGTGCAGTTGTAAGGTACGGATCATGAGTTCCATAATCCGATGGATATCCTGATGGATTTTCAAAAGGGTTGTACCCAGAAGAACCTGGGTAAGTTgcgattgggttgtcaaaacccattggcggtggcggtggtgcatAAGAAACTGGCGGAGGATCGTTCTCCGGCACCGCGTTCGAGGGTCCACCCATTTGGGGATCCTCGATAATAGGAGGGTGTAACAATCCTCAAATTAAACCGACACCCTTGAttattttccgacaccctaatatattttgaaataccCCAATATGTCTTTAAATACACCCCGTTTGTGAAAACGGAGCCCGAAATACAGTATTgcatttaaaaataattaaaaacaagaaaaattaagttgaggcgggccgcatagacccaccccaaccatttACGCGGGCGGTATCAAGGCTAAAGCCTGAATTCGTTGAATTTTAAGTTTAGGCTAAGCTCACCttaactcttacgcgggccgcgtgagatcgaaattgtggcacagcccggtgatgacacgtgtcatcatcgtggcaagTCTATACACTGATCCGGACGAGCTACGCTTTGAC
The Helianthus annuus cultivar XRQ/B chromosome 6, HanXRQr2.0-SUNRISE, whole genome shotgun sequence genome window above contains:
- the LOC110887823 gene encoding heterogeneous nuclear ribonucleoprotein U-like protein 1, which produces MGGPSNAVPENDPPPVSYAPPPPPMGFDNPIATYPGSSGYNPFENPSGYPSDYGTHDPYLTTAQYHHLYPSSSYPPVYPTGYPVQGYQYPPYQQPPPQQQQTQEILERLDRVEHEANKTKKQHSSFLKGLASLIKGKKK